A region of the Apium graveolens cultivar Ventura chromosome 6, ASM990537v1, whole genome shotgun sequence genome:
AATGAAAAGAAACGTAGTCTATGGTATGTTAGTTGTTCTTGTATTACCATATATATCCTGGATTGAGGTATCCAGTATGGAGAGTTCTGCATCCAGCATCCCTAATCTGGAAAAGTTTTAACTAATTTTCACACTAGGTCATATTGTTCTTCCTGCACGTCTAATTACAGCTTCTTCAATCGTGATTCCTGGCTGCAATACTTTGCATATCACATTACAGAATGCTAACGGAAATAAAACATTAATTCCAACATTTTAACATATTCGAAAACATAAACACTAAGAAAACAAACTGGAGATATGCATGACGATATCAAGCCTCATCGTTGCTGGAATCAAAACTTGGCAATTCCATTCGAAGAAGCTCTGGGATCTTGATACCTTGAATGGAAGAATTTTCAATGGCTTCCAGTGCTTCAATCAGTTTGTCTCTGGCAGAAGACTGCTTTATGGTTTCAAGGGATTCAATCAGCTTATCTCTTGTAGAAGATTGCTTTAAGGATTCAATAAATTTTTCCTTTGTACTATTGAACTTCTCCTTTGTAAAGGACTGCTGCTTTTCCTTATTCCGGCCACCGGGTATTAGCATCCCTTTGACAATACTACCCAAGGACCTAACTGGGTGGGTTACGCCATTTTTGAGCCATAAAAGAAGAGACACCTCAGATATCTGCCACGTGATGGTAAGTACTATCATGGCGACAAGAAGACAGTGAGTTACGAAATTCTGCTTTTTAACCTTTTTGAGCTCTTGGGCAATTTCTTCATTGTCCATAGTGCCTCCAACTTCAGTCTCGTTTAGTGGCTCCTCAATGTGCTCTGGTTCTCCATCAGCACAAGCAATTTCATCAGCATCACATGATATCTCAGGCTTCTGATGTTTCTCAGCAGCTTTAATTTTGTCCAACTATATAATCAGAGACAATGGATACTCACATCTTTTAGATTGCAAACCCCAGTAATATACTCTAATCTAAAAATAAGTCCGACAATATATGATAAGCTATATCGACAAAGCAGGAAGTAGTGGCAACAATAGCGAAAAACTGTTGGCTTAGTAACCCAAAATTTATACGAATTCATGGCTTTTTTTTGGGGGGGGGGTGTGAGTAATGTGAAGCAGTTGTAATAAGGAGGTGATTCTCTTACCCAAATGTTTTATTTTAAGTTTGCAGTTGCGAGAATAGAAATGTAAATTGCGTTATATGTGGTATATGAGCTACACACATAGTGCTTAAACTAGATTAAAAAGTGATGTGAAGCGGTTGTAATAAGGAGGTGATGCTCTTACCCAAATGTTTGATTTTAAGTTCGCAGTTGCGATTCTAGAAATGTAAGCtgcgttatgtggtatatgagcTACACACATAGTGCTTAAACTACATTAAAATTCATCTCGAACACAATTGAGAATTATGACCAACAGGAAAATGTGAACACCTTATGTCATTAATTTACTTTTAAGTGCAAATAgcaaaaagaataaaaaaaaagGTGCAGAACATTTGGTTCTCCTTGCTCCCGAGTTAAAAAGAAAGGAAAGTAAATGGAGGTGTTTTCCTTAGTTTTTAAAAGGAGCGAAACCAAGTGATAATGAATGCAAATTTAATAGACTTTTACTCCAAAAACGTTTGCTCAAAAAATGGGATGAAACTACTTTAGCTCCATGTCACTCAATTCATTCCCTTTAAAAAACTTAGGAGCGAGGCCTTAGTGCACAACAGCACACTAGACCACTAGTAATTTTAGTAACATAGCAAAGCCAACATGGTAAATATAGTTAATACAAGGAGGATCAAAGGATAGGTTAATAAAAAAAACACTGCATAATTACCAAACAGAACATATAGGTTAAGGAATGCTGATAAGTGATAAATCATTAATCTAGGCAAATTAGTATGTCTGGATTAATATACCTCAGAAAGCAGTCCAGTGAGAGCAAGACGACGGCGACCTCGTCGATTCCGTTCGCCGCTCTTGTTCACTTCATTACCATCGGTATCGCTATCGCTGTCGTCGTCCGTTATTAATCTCTGTATCGTTTGTTGTATTAGCTCTACCTTGTCCATTGAAGATGATGTTGATGAAGTCGATTCCATTTCTCTTACAACCTTTACATACATACTTACttttatatctatactatatcaCCCCCCATTCACCGTCATCACTTTGTGTGACACGTGTCAGCTTATCCCTGTCCACTCTCCACCTCTTGTTCTGCATCTCTTTCCACTGTTTAATGCACGCACTATGGCATCATTGACttttttattccttttaaatttgaATAATATGAGTATATACTTTTTCAATGACtagaaataaaattattttcaatataAATGGTAAAATTATCAGTATATGACAAGGAACAATAATCGAATTCGAACTCTAAAATTTCTTTATTGCCACCACACCAACATTTTACTTTTTAAGTTTTCTTAGTCTATGATACGTGTTGTCTAAATCTACTATCAACTTTATAATATACCGACACTTAAATTAATGTTTATAATAACAATAAGTAAAAATAAATCACATGATCATATGTCCATATCCAGTCAGCAATATTCACAAGCATCCTACATTACATCCAATTTTGAATTTTCTTCTCTCACCCACTTTTACTCTTCCCTTGTACTGGGCCGAAGGGTTCTTTACAAAAGTCTTCTAGGAATACGGGAACAATACATTCCAACAACCATAATATACTCATATCCATATAATTGTACAATAAGATCATAGTGATCGGACAACAAAGTTAACAACCTACTATCAAAGTTAACAACCATAATATCATACTGCCAACTGAGAAGACCCTATGTACAAACAATTATTTACCAACTGCATAATCTACAAGCCAGTAGAAACCTCAAAAATATCACCTAAGATCAAAGAAGTTAGAATGGTTGCCTTTCTCCTCTGCATATGCCACTATCATTCTCCATATTAGATATTTCACTTGATGTTGATGCTTCACTTGTCGAGCCTTCAAGCTTAGCCTGCAATTTTCAATGTCAAGATTATACAGGTACACAAATTTTGGTCCTGGAGGAGAAATCCTGATCTCTCTGTGTAAAAGCAACTTTTACTAATGTGCTCAATGATTCTTTAAAACCAATTTTCAGTATCAAACTAAGGATATGAAGTTTGCATATACCTTGGCTTGGCCGTATTTTTCAAGCATGCGGTGATATTGTTCTCGTGCCTCTACAGAATCAACCATGGATAGCACCCTTGACACGGCTTCATCAATTGCTACATCAACTTTCTGTTTACGGAACACCTTGACAATGTCTTCATCTTCAACCTCATCAGTACACCCTGCTTCAGGCCGGAATCCTCTAAGACCACTCCCTCTCCTGCGCCACCTTAGTACAACCTTTTCTAAAACACCAACAGCCCAACAGATAACTTTATAATTTTTCCGTACCTGATGACCTCTCACATGAGCCTGACATACAAGAATCAAAGTATGAGTATCATTATAGATCTTACTATACACTTCAGACAAAAGCTGTAAAAAGGGGAAGGGAGGAAGAAATAAGCAAACTAACAAAAGTTTATAAATTATAATCGCTTCTGTGTACTGTATGCACATGCACTTTGAAGGTGATTATATCAGATACATCGCTAtgcttaaataattatttttgttaGAAGCCTCTAAGTAGCGATGTGTGGTTGTGAGGACTGAAGAACTTGCATCTTAATTAAAGCCACAGCCTAAAAAGAATCACACTTCAtcattaattatcaaattaaCTGTTATCGGTTCTCAATTCAACTCCTAAGGAAAACATATCTGTCCAGTACCAAAATACTTACAAACTTAAAAGTAGGTTACCTGTATCTTCACAACTTTTTTGCGATATGCAAGAAATTCTTTACGACCTTTCCAACCACGATATTTCTTCTGGATCGATAAAGCAGCAGCGTTGTTGTCCCGCGTATTGCGGAAGGCCAGCTTTGAAGCAGCTGAGAGCCCATACACATCATGCGAAAAGAAATTGTACGCATCTCCACTATCAGTAGCAGAAGTAGAAGCTGCTTGCCGCCTCCTAAAAGAATGAGCACGAAAAGCGGATTGTATGCGTGCAGCAGCCTGAGAAGCATTACGAACTGCAGCTAAGGTCTGTTTAAGGGGAAGCTGATGGTCAGCTGCGATGAGACTTGTATTTGAGATACTATCTAAAGTTCTTTCTGCTTCAACCTCCGCAGAGTTTTTAGATAGTTCACTTTCTGCCATTGTAAGTGATGAAAGATGGCTGGTTAAAGACACCTCAGAAAGATAGCCTGCAAGTCCCTTGTGGCCACAGGATGCAGCAATGGATGCTGGTGTTTTACCAGTTGGATCTAGTGAATAAGGATCTGTAACTGCCCCAGCCGAGGCACCAGCTGCAATAAGCTCAGCAACCATTTTCTCCCTATTACACAGAGATTTTTTTCATAAGAAACCAACAAGTTATACTTCCCTTTTACGCAACTAACAAAGACAAACGACAAAAGGCATTAATACTTGATACAATCTGTGACCTTGATAATCTTCTACAACTAATATATAGTTTTATCAACATTTGTGGATATGTAAATTACAGGGGCCAAAAACAAGATGTATGGGAGCCTCGCTGCTCTATGCACATGATATTGTTAAAGAAACTCGTCAATTCTCAAATGGTAAGCAAATAACCATTACACACTTATTATTTAGCCATGAGTGGGAAGTTACAATTTTGGCTGATCCACGATATGAAATTTTAATACCCAATTTTAAATTTAACTCTCATAAAGAGCAGCTCAATATGTTACTCTGACTACAATTTCGGCTGGCTTTCCCGTGCGGACACTAGGACACGACACTTATTCCATTTCAGATCCTTTGATCGAACTATGGACACTTCAAACAATTGAAATACCACATACGAGACGATATTATGATGCAAAAAGTATGAGgagaaagaaagaagaaacaagaaAAAAGAACAATATATGCCTAATTTGCACAATCCTTTACAAAATCAAATTTAATTTGAGCATTATTTTAAGAATTTTTGCTATGAATTTTTATCTAATATATTTGTGTCCCTGTACACTTGTCCTGAAATAGAACAGGGTGCCTATATCTCCAATGTTCAGTAAATTTAAGTCCGGCATTTTTATCTGGGTCATGTACCCGATTCAAGTAGCATATGCTCTTTTAGAAATCATCATGATGGCTTCTCTCATTTTTGTTTCACCGTAATTCGTTCTCTCAAGTACCCTTCTCGCTATTCAATTTTAATATCCTAAACTTTATCAAATTTTAAtctcttttttttatatattattcttctattattattattattttaaaaattaaggGATATTACAACTAATAGTTCTCCTATTCTATCCACATTTTCTGGTAGGAATAAACTTGCTCTTTATAAAGTTAACACCACGAACATGAGTaactaaataaatattttgtgaGTCATTAATCCTAATATATTTAAGATAATTATTCTGAGGCATCATGTTTGTGCATAATCTAGGTTTAACTTAGGATACCATAAATATGTTTAGTGTGATGAAATAAGATGGAGAACAGCAATTTTCTAAGCAATATTCATATTTCTTATTCTTATTATTATATATCTTTAAAAAGGTCAAGTACATCTTCATAAAGTTATCTTCCAGAATAAAGAGAATTGCTTAGCATATTCTCCCAATAGCCATTACCCTTTGTTACTCTCCGTAGTACAAACATCAGCGCCGCCTACACAGGTGTTTAACACTTTTAAGAAAAAAAACACTCAAGTAAAAAATATTATTTGCTATGTGCTACCCTTCATCTCGATTCTTTCCAATGAAATAAAATTTGACCCCTAATCACCCTAAGGGTAAACCTATTTCTCAGAATGTACACTGTAACATAGCTGAAAGAAGAAAAATCAGTTCACTCTTTGATGCCATGtcataatttattaaattaatacCTTCATATATACGAACATACAGTAGATCATTACTTAAATGATTTCGCAAAGATATCACAGCATGCAACAATTTGGCCCTAGTCCAATAAGCCAAGTCGTCACACATTTCATATGAGAATCGAATAGCACGGAAGCAATGTAAATAAGAAATTGAAGAGATGTTCTGCTACCTTCCAAAACGTGCAGCCCAATGGAGAGCCGTCCAGCCATTAATATCGCGGAAGTCTACGCTGACTCCAGCATCTAGAATTGCATTCAAGGCCCACTCAAACCCTAATCCAGAAACCATGTGTATTATACCTTGCTCTTTCTTAGACAAGGAACATTGTGCCTGGTCAAATCCATCCAACAGTCTAGAAGAAAGCCAATGCTGCATCTTTTCTTTCAGTAGTTCTTCTAGAAGCCAATCTTTTGTGCTAGATGATGTCAACGTGCCAACTAGAAGAGCCTCAATAAATTGGGCCCATGACTCCTCACCAGCTTTGACTTTGTCCAACAGACTATTTTCTGATCTAGAATTTCCCTTTTTCTGCACCGGTAAATCAGATAAAAGCATCTGAACTAGTCTGACAAGCAGTAGGAGTTCTTCCAAATTCTTACTTTCTTCTGTTTTAGACACGTTGCTCCGAGACCAATTACTTGGATTGACACGGTATTCAAATTCCTTGACTTCACTACATGATTCATGGTTTCCAGAGGTTATACACAGACTGACTTTACCAGGCAAGTTAGGCGGGGCATGGCAACGGATGACACCTTCCTGAATAATCTCCATAGGAACTTCAATATCACCAAACATACAAGTCAATCCGCGATCTGATGGATCACATAAAAACGATCCAATAATGATAACCTGCAAAAAAGAACTTTAGCTTTAAATCGAAGACTAACACTTCCTTGACAGAAGCAAGTCTAACATAAAATACTATAACAACTGGCTCATACTAACTTACCCATATGGGTTGTATTGAGATATTTTTTACTTCAAAAAGTATAACAAATTTTCATTTCGATGCTTATAGCCAAAAACACAGACATCATCTCAATATTAAACTTTCAGAGACATCCAATAAGTTGTGACTTCCAATCATACCCCCGATATATTCTTATGCATCCTTAAACTGATCACTATTCCCGTACTTCCATTTTGATCAACTCAGTACTTGGGAAACAGTCAGAAAATTATTTCTGCTCACATTTGAACAGAATCAAACTTTAGCCATATATTCCATCAATTTTTGAACATACAATTCATAGATGTACACATTATTCAATTACTAAGAGAATAGCTCAAACTTTTTTTTATCTAACCAAACATGACCCGGATTTGTGAGCAACATTAAACTACATATCTGTTCCCATCCTCCTGCATCGGCTTCTAATTAAATTAGAGAATAAGAAGAGACTGTAAAGGTTAATGTGGTTAAAGAATCCAAAATCGGACTGAGGTAATACCTTCAGATGAGGGTAAAGTTATTATATGTATTATGTAGGATACAAGATTTTCGCCAAAACAAATACACAAGAAATCTGATGGTACCCACAATTTCCATTCAAACAGAAAGAAAACAATAATCACATAGAATATGAATAAGACAACTGCTAATTATGTATCTCACATTATCATAATGTGAATCCCTACTTTAATATTGCAACAAGGGTTTATAAAAGGTTGTTTGAACTCGAAAATATACAGTTAGTATTGGTCAATGAAAAGAAAAGGGGCAGTATTTATTGGTAAATCAGTCTAGTGTCCAAAGCAAATAATGGACAAGAAAAACACATAGTATAAAAAGCACCTGTGAGGGGAAGAGCAAACATgcaattcatttttattctataCATGTCAGAACTGGAAGAGAACTAAAATTCAAATGCACCATGACTTTTGAAGCTATCTGTGTAGAGAAAAATATAATTAACATTTTTTCTTTTACATAAATAGTCAGGAAAGATACCTTTGTAGTCTCATTGGCATAACCCCAATCAGGTGATATCTCATGCAAAGTAAATTTCTGTTTTTGGGAGATGGTGGGACTAGGAGTTGCTTGAAGAGGCACACCAATCTGATCTTGTTTAAGCATTTCCGTAAAATGGTACTGGTTGCCTTCATAGAAATTCATTGCACTAGGATGTGCAGAAAATTTGAACTCTTCATCTTCTTGAGGTAGCAAATTGGGAGCTGGCGATATAACAAAGTAGTCagaaataaaatatataaattctGGAATTTTAAGGTATATAAGAATAAGTTAGGGATAATACAATTTTCAGGGGTTTCTGCTTCAAAATTTATCCATTCAGAAATATCTTGCTCTTCTACCGGTTCCTTCACTGATGAAGGTAGAACTATTGCCTGGGGGTAAAACAAACATGTTACTTGACCATTGAGAGGTTGCATTTAAACTAAGATTAGACAATAGGAAGCTATAGAAATTATTGTTGCCTAAAGAGCTCAACTAAAATGTGcattttacatatatatatgtgtatccaaatccaaataattaattattatatgtatCTCTGTCAGGATTAGGCCATCTCAATAAACCAAGTAGAACAATATTAGAGACAGGATAAAAAAGAAATTAAATTTAAGCACGGTGAAGAAGACTCTAAAAGTGGTAATGCAAATATTATATGACAACACTCTCTTACATTTTTATTCGATTCTTCGAAATGACTCTGTCCTGGACCAACACCAGCTGAATCACTAAAGCAGTCTAGCATCCCATTCCAAGCTGCAGCTTCTTTATCAATTGAGAAACCATCACCAAATTGTTGGTAGTAATGTTCCTTGCCTTGTTCACCTATGATACAGTACCTCTTAGCTTAGTCACTTTGTTAGAAACTACAAGGAACTGAAAAAAGAGAATGGACATGCCAATTTTTCCTTGTTCCGATATCCTTAATCTAAAATAGTGCGCAGGTATCTACTTAGAAATTTACCAGAGGCCTATCAAGGAATAAGCAAATTTTCTATGAGATTTTTGAAAAACACCACTTTATCAGCTTGACTGGACTTGGGAAAATTTATATAGAAACATCAATATACTCTGGAGAAAAGGaaaattacttaaataatattaagaatttatACAACTCAGAGTaccattttgatgagacatacCAGAACACTGTTGCGCCATAAAGTTGTTGAAGTCATCTTGCACTACAGCAGATTGAGGCAGATTTTGATTGCGTATAGTATGTGTAGTATCATTTGAGTCCTCAAGTCCCGAGTAGATCAATCCCATTTGTTCTAAGCTATCATCATTTAAACTTAATTGCTCCTCAAGCCTCCTCAATGCTTTATTAATTTCAAGACTTGGTGAAGAATTAAGCTCCTGTGTACTTTTTGTCATGTCAAAGTAGTTCATATTCCCATTCTTGATTACTGCACTGGAACTAACTTCTGCAGAACCCGGACTGGACACACTATGATATGGGTCATGAAGGTCACTAACAACATCGGTGGAGCCTGCAAACTGAGTATTATAGGAACTGGGAAAATGAGACAAAGTGGAATAAGATTCAGGTGACAATTGTGAACTGGACTCCCCATTATGCCTTCCCTGAAACTAGCCCACACAAAATCAAGTTAAGCTCAATTATGTTCTATAGATACATATTACTATATCAGGATCAACAAAAAAGTGATTATTCATGATATCTGGCAGGAGCTTGTATTTTGGTTGATTAATGTTGATATACTATTTATTGGGGAATGACAAACAAACCGTGCgggataaataaaataaatattaaggCACTAATTGAAATACAAAGCATACTGGTTAAAAGTAATAACCGATACAGGCTTTTAAGTAAGTACTAAAAAAGTAAGTTATATGATGTTTGCTAGTTGCTACTCACCTCTGTTATGTCTCTGTAATGAACAAGAACAATGTGCTCAAATCCCCTGCCCACACCAAAAGACAATAATAATAAGAAGCTGAAGAATTTAATATAATGTAGCAATAAAGCAAAAAcctaaaaaaataaaataaaatcgcACCCTGTCTTACCAGAGACATGATAACATTTATTGTTCAGAAGATTATAACCAAGAAAAATACACACGAGTATAACTGCAGTCGAGGAAATGTAAGAAACTTACGGATCAAGCATCCAATAGCTACGTCTCTGAAAATTAGGATTGACATCTCCATGTGCATAATAACAGTTTAGAGCTTCAGCATTTCCAACCTAGCCAAAAGAAAAACTATACTTGATATAGGACACAAAGGATCACACAGACTTCCTGACTCTGTATGAGAACCAAGGGGATAACGCTAGTACAGAGGTCATTAAAGCATAAATTTTTTTATTGATGTTTACCTATGCACATTAAACCTAGGAGACAAGGTGCACGGTGTATACAATTTTCATGTACACCGGACACAAAATTTACCAGACATACCTAGACTTTTTTTGTACAATAGATACTAGTGAAAGAGGATAATACAGACAAAAGTAATTTGAATGTAATGTTGTTTTATCTGATCATCTTTCTGATATCGTGTATTACATTTATATAAAGTCCATATGAATATGAGACtagtttttttttttgaaaggCAGCTAGTTCTTTAATCCCTGTCACCATGCGCATAAAATAAATTACATTTTTATTACAAAATTTGAAGTAAATTTTGTAGGGAAATGTAGACATATTACACTAAAAAGGGAGTGTATGGAGAGCATGATATTAATAgttatataaaattttatatgTCTGTCCAAAAGAGAAGACTCAAACATAAGAGAATTATATATCACGTCAATTTTTAATATTAGGCATTAGCTGAGTACAGACTACAGAGTGCTAAAATTGAAAACCATGCTTGACCTTAAGCCTTTCATGTGCTTCACTAATGGTTCTTCCATCCCTCTTGCGACGCCAACTATGTCCGTCTTTACGAAAAAACCGAAGGACCCTCTTGTTAAAGAGAAACAATGATCCACCTGTAGATAGATCCATATATTAACCACATATTTgagtaattattcagaaaatatgTGCATATAAAGAGATAAGGCAGTTACTAGATGGCCTTTGAGGAGGCTTGTCAGTGAGTTGATGGTCCTTGTGATTCTGCAATATGAAGAGTACCTCTGGCGGCTTCAGCCACCGACTTTGAGCTTCTTGAATCAATATTCTAAGATCATAACCTAACATATAAAAAAAAGGATACGAAGGTCAATTTGAATTGATCAAGAAGCTTGGAACAAGAGATATATTTAATAGATACCTAGCATACAGCACATAGTTCCTCGTCTACATTATACTAAAACAAAGTACAGCTGACATCATCCTAACTTATGTGTCAAATTCTCCTTTAAGCGCTTACATCATCAAATCCTAAGTGTCAAGCTCTCATTAATTTTGCTGATGTCATCTTTCACTAACAATATCCTCATTTAATTTACcttcaatctctctctctctctctctttcattTATTATTTCCACTAATTCTCAATCTTACCAATTTCTAATTCTCTCTTACTCATTTCTCATTCTCTTTCTTTCTCATTTTtatattcttaaattaataattttaggGGTCGTTTGGTTCGTGAAGTGGTATGGGGTTGGAATGAGAAATCGGGTTAAGGTGGTATAGGGTTGAGGTATCATTCTTGATATCACGTGTTTGGTTAAGTGGTGTAAtgaatatatttaattaaaatattattaatttattaatttttattcatttaaaaaattaataaaattttaattttatattgttttgatTTATCGATTTAATTTTGTATTACATATTTACATAGAATTATACACAAAATGAAAAATATATTTGATTCCTCGTACCCATGTTTCATACCCACCTCCCCATTAGGATATCAAAAACCCATACCTTGGGGGTTTGAGCTATGGGTTTAGGGGATTGAATTTTAGAACCAAACATCAGGTATGAGTTTGGGATAACCAAAACCCATACCTGATATCTGAAAAAGCGTGAACCAAACGACCCCTTAATAGTTTCATTTTCTTCACTAATTTTAtcttattcaaaattaattttagttacacaaatattaattattatattttttgtattttaaaaaaaattgataatCAACATTTGTAGTTTAAGTCATGTCATTTTTtaagtttttattttattttattctattctcattaatatttaataaaaatattgtattaatatatattattcaaattaagctatttcaaaataattttttaaaaaataattataatataaccGGGCATCTGCCCGGGAACTAATCTAGTTCTCAATAAACAAAAGATGCTATGATACATTAGTTGATCTTTTTCTAGATTAAGATGGACTCATATTGTCTTAGCATACAGTTCTTACAAAAACAAAATCTTCTAAATAACTGATAAGATAATGTTATATCGAACCTTTCGCTTCTCTAACCCATGGATAAAACTTATGAATTGCTAATGACGCTATCGTGATAATTATACCGGGAGAGAGAAAAGTTCAAAAGTATTTTCTAGTGAATGAGGATCACAAGACGGATCATAATTAGTTCTTCATACAATTAACCAAGAAACACAATGAAATCAAGAGAAAAAAGAACAATAACATATACAAGTGTTTTCCGCTTTATCTTATCATCAGTAGGAAGAATGCAAGACTTATATATACATTCATTTTTTTCCTTTGCTCTTACAAATTAAGGTCCATTCCTTCTAAATTTAAAGTGAATGCTCGCTTATTTCATCACTCATCGTCTTTACAAGTTTGATCATAATATTATAATACTCTGTCATCTAGTCCGTTCTCGTTACACCTCTTTAATTTTATCAGCTATTCCATTTTACCCTCAACAAACCACATGTTATTGTCTGGACAACAAACCAATAAACAATTTAACAACTCGAAATGCAAAAAGTATGTTCAACTAGTCCATAATTATATCCTCTGCACGTTTAACACAGTTTCTAACTTAAATCGTGCTTATGATTTCAATAAAACTTACATTGTGCTTATGCAACTAAGCGAACAAATAGATACTATAACTACAAAATGATCAAACATATATATACGAAAATTGAATAGAAAACAAACGAATTAAGGTACGTATTAAATAAATTGAGTGATAACTGAAGCAACAAaacttaaaaataataaaatcaaaaGCGAGAAAAGAAATAGAAGCCCTAACCTGACTGCATCACTTTCAATCTGAATTAACTGGACTAAATTAAACTCCACTTAAATTTAACAAAGTAGAGAAATAAATTGAAGGTAGAGATGAAGAATTGATGTTGAGGATGAGAATTATAAGATGGAGCAATGATCAGCGTTCAAATCTGGTCAAAAGCGAGGTTATAAGCTGAAATTTCCTGCCTCTAACAACCCAGTTAAACAAAGACGACGAAGACTGGGCTTATTTTATTTACTTTCGTTTTATTTTAAAAGGATTacttttcttgattttatttgttcGTTTAAATTACATCGACTACGTTTGACCAAATCAATTTTCATATTATTTACCGGTACATATTTATGATTTAATCCGTACG
Encoded here:
- the LOC141667982 gene encoding calmodulin-binding transcription activator 4-like isoform X1; its protein translation is MQSGYDLRILIQEAQSRWLKPPEVLFILQNHKDHQLTDKPPQRPSSGSLFLFNKRVLRFFRKDGHSWRRKRDGRTISEAHERLKVGNAEALNCYYAHGDVNPNFQRRSYWMLDPGFEHIVLVHYRDITEFQGRHNGESSSQLSPESYSTLSHFPSSYNTQFAGSTDVVSDLHDPYHSVSSPGSAEVSSSAVIKNGNMNYFDMTKSTQELNSSPSLEINKALRRLEEQLSLNDDSLEQMGLIYSGLEDSNDTTHTIRNQNLPQSAVVQDDFNNFMAQQCSGEQGKEHYYQQFGDGFSIDKEAAAWNGMLDCFSDSAGVGPGQSHFEESNKNAIVLPSSVKEPVEEQDISEWINFEAETPENSPNLLPQEDEEFKFSAHPSAMNFYEGNQYHFTEMLKQDQIGVPLQATPSPTISQKQKFTLHEISPDWGYANETTKVIIIGSFLCDPSDRGLTCMFGDIEVPMEIIQEGVIRCHAPPNLPGKVSLCITSGNHESCSEVKEFEYRVNPSNWSRSNVSKTEESKNLEELLLLVRLVQMLLSDLPVQKKGNSRSENSLLDKVKAGEESWAQFIEALLVGTLTSSSTKDWLLEELLKEKMQHWLSSRLLDGFDQAQCSLSKKEQGIIHMVSGLGFEWALNAILDAGVSVDFRDINGWTALHWAARFGREKMVAELIAAGASAGAVTDPYSLDPTGKTPASIAASCGHKGLAGYLSEVSLTSHLSSLTMAESELSKNSAEVEAERTLDSISNTSLIAADHQLPLKQTLAAVRNASQAAARIQSAFRAHSFRRRQAASTSATDSGDAYNFFSHDVYGLSAASKLAFRNTRDNNAAALSIQKKYRGWKGRKEFLAYRKKVVKIQAHVRGHQVRKNYKVICWAVGVLEKVVLRWRRRGSGLRGFRPEAGCTDEVEDEDIVKVFRKQKVDVAIDEAVSRVLSMVDSVEAREQYHRMLEKYGQAKAKLEGSTSEASTSSEISNMENDSGICRGERQPF
- the LOC141667982 gene encoding calmodulin-binding transcription activator 4-like isoform X2; its protein translation is MQSGYDLRILIQEAQSRWLKPPEVLFILQNHKDHQLTDKPPQRPSSGSLFLFNKRVLRFFRKDGHSWRRKRDGRTISEAHERLKVGNAEALNCYYAHGDVNPNFQRRSYWMLDPGFEHIVLVHYRDITEGRHNGESSSQLSPESYSTLSHFPSSYNTQFAGSTDVVSDLHDPYHSVSSPGSAEVSSSAVIKNGNMNYFDMTKSTQELNSSPSLEINKALRRLEEQLSLNDDSLEQMGLIYSGLEDSNDTTHTIRNQNLPQSAVVQDDFNNFMAQQCSGEQGKEHYYQQFGDGFSIDKEAAAWNGMLDCFSDSAGVGPGQSHFEESNKNAIVLPSSVKEPVEEQDISEWINFEAETPENSPNLLPQEDEEFKFSAHPSAMNFYEGNQYHFTEMLKQDQIGVPLQATPSPTISQKQKFTLHEISPDWGYANETTKVIIIGSFLCDPSDRGLTCMFGDIEVPMEIIQEGVIRCHAPPNLPGKVSLCITSGNHESCSEVKEFEYRVNPSNWSRSNVSKTEESKNLEELLLLVRLVQMLLSDLPVQKKGNSRSENSLLDKVKAGEESWAQFIEALLVGTLTSSSTKDWLLEELLKEKMQHWLSSRLLDGFDQAQCSLSKKEQGIIHMVSGLGFEWALNAILDAGVSVDFRDINGWTALHWAARFGREKMVAELIAAGASAGAVTDPYSLDPTGKTPASIAASCGHKGLAGYLSEVSLTSHLSSLTMAESELSKNSAEVEAERTLDSISNTSLIAADHQLPLKQTLAAVRNASQAAARIQSAFRAHSFRRRQAASTSATDSGDAYNFFSHDVYGLSAASKLAFRNTRDNNAAALSIQKKYRGWKGRKEFLAYRKKVVKIQAHVRGHQVRKNYKVICWAVGVLEKVVLRWRRRGSGLRGFRPEAGCTDEVEDEDIVKVFRKQKVDVAIDEAVSRVLSMVDSVEAREQYHRMLEKYGQAKAKLEGSTSEASTSSEISNMENDSGICRGERQPF
- the LOC141667983 gene encoding uncharacterized protein LOC141667983, whose translation is MYVKVVREMESTSSTSSSMDKVELIQQTIQRLITDDDSDSDTDGNEVNKSGERNRRGRRRLALTGLLSELDKIKAAEKHQKPEISCDADEIACADGEPEHIEEPLNETEVGGTMDNEEIAQELKKVKKQNFVTHCLLVAMIVLTITWQISEVSLLLWLKNGVTHPVRSLGSIVKGMLIPGGRNKEKQQSFTKEKFNSTKEKFIESLKQSSTRDKLIESLETIKQSSARDKLIEALEAIENSSIQGIKIPELLRMELPSFDSSNDEA